From Salarias fasciatus chromosome 12, fSalaFa1.1, whole genome shotgun sequence, the proteins below share one genomic window:
- the LOC115398036 gene encoding embigin-like, whose product MSASWTQLSFQILLLLVSCRRISAKTPGLTPTPLVPTTPLPTDVRSVILKGESHTEKIELLNPVVLSLECTWTGNQKKAPNVTGHWMKDGEELQDSRLTVALENEQYNLRRVVRVVNEESLGNYSCMFGNEAKIDFILAVPKIGDVRDKPIVSYIGDTTVITCKMEETKPKPNTWNWYKDNGTDKEQILPAADVLHYEITVMEWKTKLTVYNLSRDDSGLYYCGAVYAIGTAMSHVELKVITIMEPLKPFIAILTEVVVLVAAILLYEKSQSKKNLTTENELNDDQKDTASQEEENRSEASDSVRQRK is encoded by the exons AGACCCCAGGTCTAACTCCAACACCATTGGTTCCCACGACTCCTCTGCCAACAGATGTGAGAAGTGTCATCCTTAAAG GTGAAAGTCACACTGAGAAAATCGAGCTGTTGAATCCTGTCGTCCTGTCTCTGGAGTGTACCTGGACCGGCAATCAGAAGAAAGCCCCAAACGTCACAGGCCACTGGATGAAGGACGGGGAGGAACTTCAGGATAGCCGTCTCACAGTGGCGTTGGAGAACGAGCAGTATAATCTCAGACGAGT GGTTCGTGTTGTCAATGAGGAAAGTCTTGGGAATTACTCATGCATGTTTGGAAATGAAGCTAAAATTGACTTTATCTTGGCAG TCCCAAAGATTGGGGATGTGAGAGACAAGCCCATAGTGAGCTACATAGGTGACACTACAGTGATCACCTGTAAAATGGAGGAGACCAAGCCAAAACCCAACACCTGGAACTGGTACAAGGACAATGGGACAGATAAG GAGCagatcctccctgctgcagatgtTCTTCACTATGAAATCACAGTCATGGAGTGGAAGACCAAGCTGACGGTGTATAACCTGTCCAGGGATGACTCCGGCTTGTATTACTGTGGTGCGGTGTACGCCATCGGCACCGCGATGAGCCACGTGGAGCTAAAG GTCATCACCATCATGGAGCCCCTGAAGCCCTTCATCGCCATCCTGACTGAAGTTGTTGTCCTGGTTGCTGCTATTCTGCTCTATGAGAAGAGCCAGTCCAAGAAAAACCTCACAACAG aaaatgagctgaatgaTGACCAGAAGGACACGGC GTCACAAGAAGAGGAGAACAGATCAGAGGCGAGCGACTCAGTTCGACAGCGCAAATGA